From the genome of Monomorium pharaonis isolate MP-MQ-018 chromosome 2, ASM1337386v2, whole genome shotgun sequence, one region includes:
- the LOC105833912 gene encoding LIM/homeobox protein LMX-1.2 isoform X2, whose amino-acid sequence MLEFYPPAPGSFNRQSEPGQPLPTVPSIPFRPTTDNNNAEPSISVKTESGLLETICAGCGRIIADKYVMRVAERNYHEECLSCTACGAMLSHSCFIRDLKLYCRSDYERIFGVKCARCMEKISCSDLVMRPVSGLIFHVDCFACCMCGQTLPRGAHYILRQGQPICRRDFEHELFLNSPQDDDLLDENRPRDGRRGPKRPRTILTSAQRRQFKASFEVSPKPCRKVREALAKDTGLSVRVVQVWFQNQRAKMKKLQRKAKTEPGSEKEPKEERRTESPHSDHNAYPGHSGESFCSSDLSLDGTDGGFDIGENDGGGADGSHQGASHSHHGSSSHDTPSLSQSLHAAINNPIDKLFMMQSSYFSGDHA is encoded by the exons ATGTTGGAATTTTATCCACCAGCGCCTGGTTCTTTCAATCGTCAGAGCGAACCGGGCCAACCCTTGCCGACGGTTCCATCTATTCCCTTTCGGCCCACAaccgataataataatgcag AGCCGTCTATTTCCGTGAAGACGGAGTCCGGGCTTCTCGAGACGATCTGCGCCGGCTGCGGCCGCATCATCGCCGACAAGTACGTGATGCGAGTCGCCGAGAGGAATTACCACGAGGAGTGCCTCTCGTGCACGGCATGCGGCGCGATGCTGTCGCACTCGTGCTTCATACGCGACCTCAAGCTCTACTGCCGCTCCGACTACGAGAGGATCTTCGGGGTGAAGTGCGCGCGATGCATGGAGAAAATCAGCTGCTCGGATCTGGTTATGCGGCCGGTGTCCGGCCTGATCTTCCACGTGGATTGCTTCGCGTGCTGCATGTGCGGCCAGACGTTGCCGCGGGGCGCTCATTATATCCTCAGGCAGGGCCAGCCGATTTGCAGACGGGACTTCGAGCACGAGCTTTTTCTGAATAGTCCGCAAG ATGATGACTTGTTGGACGAGAATCGACCACGGGACGGTCGTCGGGGTCCGAAACGGCCTCGGACAATCCTTACGTCGGCACAGCGACGTCAGTTCAAGGCATCCTTCGAGGTGTCTCCGAAGCCTTGCAGAAAGGTGCGCGAAGCACTCGCCAAGGACACTGGCCTCAGCGTGCGCGTGGTCCAGGTGTGGTTCCAGAATCAGCGCGCGAAGATGAAGAAGCTTCAGCGGAAGGCCAAAACGGAGCCCGGATCCGAAAAAGAGCCGAAGGAAGAGCGAAGGACGGAGAGTCCGCACAGCGATCACA acGCGTATCCGGGCCACTCGGGGGAGAGCTTCTGCAGCAGTGATCTGTCGCTGGACGGTACGGACGGCGGCTTCGACATCGGCGAgaacgacggcggcggcgcggaCGGTAGTCATCAGGGTGCCTCGCATTCCCACCACGGCTCATCGTCCCACGACACCCCGTCGCTGTCGCAGAGCTTGCACGCGGCCATCAACAATCCCATCGACAAACTGTTCATGATGCAGAGTAGTTACTTCAGCGGCGATCACGCGTAA
- the LOC105833912 gene encoding LIM homeobox transcription factor 1-beta isoform X1, translated as MLEFYPPAPGSFNRQSEPGQPLPTVPSIPFRPTTDNNNAEPSISVKTESGLLETICAGCGRIIADKYVMRVAERNYHEECLSCTACGAMLSHSCFIRDLKLYCRSDYERIFGVKCARCMEKISCSDLVMRPVSGLIFHVDCFACCMCGQTLPRGAHYILRQGQPICRRDFEHELFLNSPQDDDLLDENRPRDGRRGPKRPRTILTSAQRRQFKASFEVSPKPCRKVREALAKDTGLSVRVVQVWFQNQRAKMKKLQRKAKTEPGSEKEPKEERRTESPHSDHSHYLNALNMRDGESSSFPSATQPLNPNNPYSPDDAYPGHSGESFCSSDLSLDGTDGGFDIGENDGGGADGSHQGASHSHHGSSSHDTPSLSQSLHAAINNPIDKLFMMQSSYFSGDHA; from the exons ATGTTGGAATTTTATCCACCAGCGCCTGGTTCTTTCAATCGTCAGAGCGAACCGGGCCAACCCTTGCCGACGGTTCCATCTATTCCCTTTCGGCCCACAaccgataataataatgcag AGCCGTCTATTTCCGTGAAGACGGAGTCCGGGCTTCTCGAGACGATCTGCGCCGGCTGCGGCCGCATCATCGCCGACAAGTACGTGATGCGAGTCGCCGAGAGGAATTACCACGAGGAGTGCCTCTCGTGCACGGCATGCGGCGCGATGCTGTCGCACTCGTGCTTCATACGCGACCTCAAGCTCTACTGCCGCTCCGACTACGAGAGGATCTTCGGGGTGAAGTGCGCGCGATGCATGGAGAAAATCAGCTGCTCGGATCTGGTTATGCGGCCGGTGTCCGGCCTGATCTTCCACGTGGATTGCTTCGCGTGCTGCATGTGCGGCCAGACGTTGCCGCGGGGCGCTCATTATATCCTCAGGCAGGGCCAGCCGATTTGCAGACGGGACTTCGAGCACGAGCTTTTTCTGAATAGTCCGCAAG ATGATGACTTGTTGGACGAGAATCGACCACGGGACGGTCGTCGGGGTCCGAAACGGCCTCGGACAATCCTTACGTCGGCACAGCGACGTCAGTTCAAGGCATCCTTCGAGGTGTCTCCGAAGCCTTGCAGAAAGGTGCGCGAAGCACTCGCCAAGGACACTGGCCTCAGCGTGCGCGTGGTCCAGGTGTGGTTCCAGAATCAGCGCGCGAAGATGAAGAAGCTTCAGCGGAAGGCCAAAACGGAGCCCGGATCCGAAAAAGAGCCGAAGGAAGAGCGAAGGACGGAGAGTCCGCACAGCGATCACA GTCATTACTTGAACGCCCTGAACATGCGCGACGGGGAATCTTCTAGCTTCCCCTCAGCCACCCAACCGCTCAACCCCAATAACCCGTACTCGCCCGACG acGCGTATCCGGGCCACTCGGGGGAGAGCTTCTGCAGCAGTGATCTGTCGCTGGACGGTACGGACGGCGGCTTCGACATCGGCGAgaacgacggcggcggcgcggaCGGTAGTCATCAGGGTGCCTCGCATTCCCACCACGGCTCATCGTCCCACGACACCCCGTCGCTGTCGCAGAGCTTGCACGCGGCCATCAACAATCCCATCGACAAACTGTTCATGATGCAGAGTAGTTACTTCAGCGGCGATCACGCGTAA
- the LOC105833910 gene encoding proton-coupled amino acid transporter-like protein CG1139 — translation MENSEKECLRMRPIDSQSPHKEGVVVDGVNTDGINNTETMLSPTEDMGEYDPHKHRNRPNPTSNFETLVHLLKGSLGTGILAMPNAFYNSGLLVGVIATIIIGILCTYCLHILVKAQYKLCKRLRVPILSYPDSMKYALEKGPRCVRWFTPYAPGLVDGFMIIYQLGICCVYIVFVATNIKQVTDQYWEPLGISTHMLILLVPLILINYIRNLKLLAPFSTIANLITFVGLAMTLVYMFDDLPPISDRELFGSLRNFSLYFGTTLFALEAVGVIIALENNMKTPKSFGGYCGVLNIGMTAIVILYILIGFFGYIKYGSEAAGSVTFNLPKEEVMAQSIKIMFAIAIFITYALQAYVPVEILWTTYLDHRIRNRKLLWEYVCRTVVTLVTFVLAIAIPRLGLFISLFGALCLSALGIAFPAIIEICVAWPDNDFGPLKVMLIKNILLIIFGVLGLVVGTYVSIVDIVKSFE, via the exons ATGGAAAACTCGGAGAAAGAATGTTTACGTATGCGACCAATTGACTCCCAAAGTCCTCATAA GGAGGGAGTCGTTGTGGATGGTGTAAATACTGACGGTATAAATAATACCGAAACTATGTTATCTCCAACAGAAGATATGGGAGAATATGATCCTCATAAGCATCGAAACAGACCAAATCCAACTTC AAATTTCGAAACCCTGGTTCACTTGCTAAAGGGCAGTTTAGGTACAGGAATTTTAGCGATGCCGAATGCGTTTTACAATAGCGGTCTTCTGGTCGGCGTCATAGCTACAATTATTATAGGCATATTGTGCACGTACTGCTTGCACATACTTGTAAAAGCGCAGTACAAATTGTGTAAACGGTTAAGAGTTCCTATATTGAGTTATCCGGACAGCATGAAATATGCTCTGGAGAAAGGTCCTCGATGCGTAAGATGGTTTACGCCCTATGCACc AGGACTCGTAGACGGGtttatgataatatatcaATTGGGAATTTGCTgcgtttatattgtgtttgtAGCAACAAATATCAAGCAG GTGACAGACCAGTATTGGGAACCTTTGGGTATTTCGACCCATATGCTCATTTTGTTGGTACCGCTGATTTTGATAAACTACATTAGAAATCTGAAATTACTGGCGCCGTTTTCCACGATAGCAAATCTTATTACGTTCGTCGGACTCGCCATGACTCTAGTGTATATGTTTGATGATCTTCCACCGATCAGCGACAGGGAGCTGTTTGGTTCATTAAGAAACTTTTCGCTCTATTTTGGAACGACGTTGTTTGCGTTAGAAGCCGTCGGAGTG ATTATAGCTCTGGAGAACAATATGAAGACGCCGAAAAGTTTCGGAGGCTATTGTGGTGTATTGAACATAGGAATGACTGCGATTGTCATCTTATACATACTCATAGGTTTTTTTGGCTACATAAAGTACGGATCCGAGGCCGCGGGAAGTGTTACTTTTAATTTGCCAAAAGAAGAAGT TATGGCCCAAAGTATCAAAATAATGTTTGCGATCGCCATATTCATAACGTATGCCCTGCAAGCCTACGTGCCCGTTGAAATTTTGTGGACCACCTACTTGGATCATCGAATACGAAACCGTAAACTTTTGTGGGAATATGTTTGTCGAACCGTTGTTACATTAGTCACGT tcGTTCTGGCGATCGCTATCCCGAGACTCGGCCTATTTATCTCTTTATTCGGCGCGCTTTGCCTATCCGCTCTCGGTATCGCTTTCCCGGCGATTATCGAAATATGCGTGGCATGGCCAGACAACGATTTTGGTCCTCTCAAAGTCATGCTAATTAAGAACATCCTCTTGATCATATTCGGGGTGCTGGGTCTCGTGGTGGGGACCTACGTCAGCATCGTTGACATAGTGAAATCCTTCGAGTGA